One genomic segment of Scophthalmus maximus strain ysfricsl-2021 chromosome 3, ASM2237912v1, whole genome shotgun sequence includes these proteins:
- the ctdsp2 gene encoding carboxy-terminal domain RNA polymerase II polypeptide A small phosphatase 2, protein MESSVITQVQKEDVQVSPKTGQVNRSALKQPRSCNIFKALFCCFQAQDGPKPPSPLPPPSQQALLDSQENGTVVKLSEPSLLPEVNAQDQGKICVVIDLDETLVHSSFKPISNADFIVPVEIEGTTHQVYVLKRPYVDEFLQRMGELFECVLFTASLAKYADPVTDLLDQCGVFRTRLFRESCVFHQGCYVKDLSRLGRDLHKTLILDNSPASYIFHPNNAVPVVSWFDDLEDAELLNLLPVFEELSQADNVYTRLDQLRGH, encoded by the exons ATGGAAAGTTCTGTTATCACCCAAGTGCAGAAAGAAGACGTTCAAGTGTCACCGAAAACAG GCCAGGTGAACCGGTCTGCCCTAAAACAGCCGCGGAGTTGTAACATCTTCAAAGCGCTCTTCTGTTGCTTCCAAGCTCAGGATGGCCCCAAACCGCCGTCGCCGCTACCACCACCTTCCCAGCAGGCCTTGCTGGATTCACAGGAAAATGGCACGGTTGTCAAG CTATCCGAACCCAGCCTCCTGCCTGAGGTGAACGCCCAGGACCAGGGGAAGATATGCGTGGTCATAGACCTGGATGAGACGCTGGTGCACAGCTCGTTCAAG CCCATTAGTAATGCAGACTTCATCGTGCCTGTGGAGATAGAGGGGACCACACACCAG gtGTATGTTCTGAAGAGGCCATATGTGGATGAATTCCTGCAGAGAATGGGAGAGTTGTTTGAATGTGTGCTGTTTACGGCCAGTCTCGCTAAG TATGCAGACCCAGTGACGGACCTGCTGGATCAGTGCGGTGTTTTCCGGACTCGGTTATTCCGGGAATCTTGTGTATTCCACCAGGGCTGCTATGTCAAAGACTTGAGCCGCCTGGGCAGAGACCTCCACAAAACCCTCATCCTGGATAACTCCCCTGCCTCCTACATCTTCCACCCTAACAATGCT GTTCCCGTGGTGTCGTGGTTTGACGACTTGGAAGACGCCGAGCTGCTCAACCTTCTGCCTGTGTTTGAAGAACTTAGTCAAGCTGATAACGTTTACACTCGGCTGGACCAGCTTCGTGGACATTAA